A region from the Benincasa hispida cultivar B227 chromosome 12, ASM972705v1, whole genome shotgun sequence genome encodes:
- the LOC120067521 gene encoding uncharacterized protein LOC120067521, protein MNLAQAGEYRLLELQELEELHLEAYENSRIYKKKSKHIHDKGLLRREFRIGQKVLLYNSHLSLMPSKLKSKWLGPFEVINLFPYRVLEIKNLETGKEFKVNRHRLNIFNEGEVNCVSASFLLAMPVIT, encoded by the coding sequence ATGAACTTGGCCCAAGCCGGTGAGTATAGATTACTAGAGCTACAAGAGTTGGAGGAATTGCACTTGGAGGCCTATGAGAACTCAAGGATCTACAAGAAAAAATCAAAGCATATTCATGATAAAGGCCTTTTGAGAAGAGAATTTCGTATCGGGCAGAAAGTGTTACTCTACAATTCTCATCTATCACTCATGCCTAGTAAACTGAAATCTAAATGGCTTGGTCCCTTTGAGGTAATTAATTTGTTCCCCTATCGTGTTCTGGAAATCAAAAATCTGGAAACTGGAAAGGAATTCAAAGTGAACAGGCACCgcttaaatattttcaatgaaGGAGAAGTCAACTGTGTTAGTGCAAGCTTTTTGTTAGCTATGCCTGTCATCACTTGA